The sequence GCCGTGAGGCGAGGCGCGATGGCCGTGAGGCGAGGCGCGTTGGCCGTGAGCCGAGGCGGGATGGCCGTGAGGCGAGGCGGGATGGCCGTGAGGCGAGGCGGGATGGCCGTGAGGCGAGGCGGGATGGCCGTAAGGCGAGGCGGGATGGCCGTAAGGCGAGGCGGGATGGCCGTAAGTCGAGGCGGATTCCGCTGGTGAGGCGGATACCGGTTCGCCAGCAGCCGCTTTCCGCCTCACCAGCGTTTCCCGCCTCACCTCGGCCGCAACCCGCCTCACCCCGGCCGCGTCCCGCCTCACCACGGCCGCGTCCCGCCTCACCACGGCCGCACCCGCCTCGCCCGGCCCGTTCCCTCCTCACCTTCGCCGCGTCCCGCCGCACCTCGGCCGCGTCCCGCCTCACCCGGCCCCTTCCCTCCTCACCTTGGCCGCGTCCCGCCGCACCTCGGCCGCACCCGCCGCGCGAGGGCCGCGTCCCGCCTCACCACGGCCGCAACCCGCCGCACCTCGGCCGCTCCCGCCGCGCGAGGGCCGCGTCCCGCCTCACCCTGACCGCAACCCGCCGCACCTCGGCCGCACCCGCCGCGCGAGGGCCGCAACCCGCCGCACCTCGGCCGTCTCCCGCCGCACCTCGGCGGCAGCGCGCGTCGGGCCTCGCCTCGGCTCGACCGCAGCCGAACTCGGCTCGGCCGCCTCAACGCGAGAGCCGTCGGGACGCGTGCCGCACGCACCGCGTCCGTCCCCGCCTTCGCGGGACGCCTCCGGCCCTCACGCACGGCCCCAGGTCGCGGCCCCAGGGGGCGGCCCCAGTGCCGGCCCGCGACGCGGGCCCGCCTCCTACAGCGCCCCGGTCCCGAAGGACCGGGTGCGGATGACCGGCTCGCCGGCCTCGTCGGAGGCGTCCAGGTCCACCTCGGCGACGAGCTGGAAGTCGCGGTTGTCGTCCGGGTCGTCGACGATCTGCCGGACGAGCCAGCGGCGCGCGCCCTCCGGGGCGTCCGGGCCGCCCGTCCGGTCGATCAGCAGCAGCTCGGGCGAGCGCGCGGCGGGGCCGGCGCCCAGCTCGTCGTACTCCGCCCAGTACGCGTCGAGGGCCTCGCGCCAGGCGGGCTCGCGCATCAGGATCCGGCCGGGCGGCTCGGTCAGGGCGGCCGCGGCAGCCTCGAGCTTCGCGAGCTCGTCGGCGCGGTCCCGGGCGGCCAGGCGCACGCGCAGGAACATCGCGTTGCGGACCATGACGGCGAAGGCGCGCTCGTTGCTCGTGATCGCGCGCGCCGGCGGGGGCGGGGCGCCCTGCTCCTCGCGGGCGGCGGCGTCCGACTCCGGGTTCGTCAGCGCCTCCCACTCGTCGAGCAGGCTCGAGTCCGTCTGGCGCACCGTCTCGCCGAGCCACTCGATGATCTCGTCGAGCTGCTCGGTGCGGACCTCCTGCGGCACGGTCTGCCGGAGGGCGCGATACGCGTCGCTCAGGTACCGCAGGACCAGGCCCTCGGAGCGCGACAGGCCGTAGTACGCGATGAACTCGGTGAACGTGCGCCCCCACTCGTACATGTCGCGCACGATCGACTTGGGGGAGAGGTCGGACTCGCGCACCCACGGGTGGGTCTCGCGGTACGTGCGCAGCGCGTCGGTGAGCGGCTCGGCGAGCGGCTTGGGGTAGGTGACGTCCTCGAGCAGCTCCATCCGCTCCTCGTACTCGATGCCCTCGGCCTTCATCGCCGCGACGGCCTCGGCCCGCGCCTTGTTCGCCTGCGCCATGAGCGCCGGGAACGGGTCGGAGAGGATCGCCTCGACGACGGAGAGGACGTCGAGCGCGTACGTCTCGGCTTCGGGGTTCAGCAGGTCGAACGCCACGAGGGCGAAGGACGCGAGCGGCTGGTTGAGGGCGAAGTTCTCCTGCAGGTCGACGGCCAGGCGGAGCGTGCGGCCGTCCTCGTCCGGCTCGTCCAGGCGCTCGAGCACGCCGGCCTCGAGCAGCTCGTCCGTCAGCTCCTGCGCCTGGGCGGCGAGGCGGCGCCGGCCCGCCTCGTCCTCGTGGTTGTCCTCCATGAGCGCTCGGAGCGTCTCGACCGGGTCGCCCTTCTGCCCGACGACGTTGAGGATCATCGCGTGGCTCACGCGCATGCGGGAGACGAGCGCCTCGGGCTCGGCGTTCTTCAGCCGCTCGAACGTCTCCTCGGTCCACGAGACCGCGCCCTCGGGCGGCTTCTTCGTCTGGACCTTGCGGCGCTTCTTCGGGTCGTTGCCGGCCTTCGCCAGCGCCTTGCGCCGCTCGATCACGTGCTCGGGCGCCTGGACGACGACGTAGCCCGCGGTGTCGAACCCGGCGCGGCCCGCGCGGCCCGCGATCTGGTGGAACTCGCGCGCCTTCAGGAGCCGGTGGCGGCTGCCGTCGTACTTCGCCAGGGCGGTGAAGACGACGGTGCGGATCGGGACGTTGATCCCGACGCCGAGCGTGTCGGTGCCGCAGATGACCTTCAGCAGCCCCGTCTGCGCGAGCTGCTCGACGAGCCGCCGGTAGCGCGGCAGCATCCCGGCGTGGTGGACGCCGATCCCCGCGCGCACGAGCTTGGACAGCGTGCGGCCGAACCCGGCGGTGAAGCGGAAGCCGCCGATCTTCTCGGCGATCAGGTCGCGCTCCTGCCGCGTGACGAGCTTGGCCGAGAGCAGCGACTGCGCGCGCTCCATCGCCGACGCCTGCGTGAAGTGCACCAGGTAGATCGGGGAGCGGTCCAGGTGCGTGAGCTCCTCGAGCAGGTCGTGCAGCGGCTCCTCGGACCACGAGTAGTTCAGGGGGACCGGCCGCTCGGCGTCGTCGACGAGGACCGTCTCGCGGCCCGTGCGGCGGGTCATGTCGGCCGAGATCCGCGAGACGTCGCCGAGCGTGGCCGACATGAGCAGGAACTGCGCCTGCGGCAGCTGCAGGATCGGCACCTGCCACGCCCAGCCGCGCTGCCCGTCGGCGTAGAAGTGGAACTCGTCCATCACCACCTGGCCGACGTCGGCGCGCGGGCCCTCGCGCAACGCGATGTTCGCCAGCACCTCGGCGGTGCAGCAGATGATCGGCGCGTCCGCGTTGACCGCCGCGTCGCCGGTCAGCATCCCGACGTTCTCGGCGCCGAAGACCTCGCACAGCGCGAAGAACTTCTCGGACACGAGCGCCTTGATCGGCGCGGTGTAGAACGTGACGCGGTCGTCCGCCAGGGCCGCGAAGTGCGCCGCGATCGCCACCATCGACTTGCCCGACCCCGTCGGCGTGGCGAGCACGACGTTGTTGCCGGAGAACAGCTCGATCGCCGCCTCCTCCTGGTGCGGGTACAGCTCGAGGCCCTGCTCCTGAGTCCACTCCACGAACGCCTCGTACAGGGCGTCCGGCGTGGGGTCGGCGGGACGGGCGGCGGTGAGGGACATGGGGGAGAGGGACGGTATCGGGCCGGTCCCCGCCGGCCCGTGCGGGTGCCGGCCGGAGGGGACGGCACCACCCGCGCGCGACCCTCAGCGCGTGCGCGTCGACGCCGCCATCTGCTTCAGGACCCCGTCGATGCCGTAGGGGATGCTCAGCACCGTGTTGAACGCGACCGCCGCACCGTACTGGGGGGCGTCGTAGTACGGCAGCTCGACGACGCGGCCCTCCTTGGCCACGTCGAGCCGCCGGAAGAGGGGCTTGGAGAGCAGCTTCCCCCGGGTGTTCCTGTCGGCGAGGACGAAGAGGTGGTCCACGTCGAGGAGGTCGAGCCGCTCGTCGCTGATCTCCGTCCCGAACTCGCCCTTCACGGCGCGCTCGATCGGCGCCGACGGGGCGAAGCCGAGCTCCTCGAGGAACTGGCCGCGGGGGTCGGTGGAGCCGAAGACGAACGTGTTCGTGCCGCTCGGGTCGACCATCGCGGCGGTCTTGCCACGGAACTCGGGGTGCTCCTTCCGGACCTGCGCGAAGCGGGCGTCCACCTTCGCGATCAGGGCCTCGGCCTGCTGCGTGCGTCCGACCGCCCTGGCGATCTCGCGGGTCTCCTCGCGCCACGGCATCGTGTACGGCTTGTGCTTCGCGCTCTGCGCGACCGTCGGGGCGATCTTCGTCAGCTTGTCGTAGTCGCCCTTCTTCAGGTCCTGGTACACGCCGAGGATCAGGTCGGGACGCGCCGCGGCGACGCGCTCGAAGTCGATGTCGAAGCCGCCGGTGCTGACGACCTTCGGCGGAGCGCCGCCCCAGTCCTCCCACGGCCACTTCGCGAACGTGCCCTGCCCGAACCAGTCCATGGCGCCAACGGCCTTGATGCCGAGGGCGAGCAGCGTGTCCTGGTCGCGGAGGCCGACGGCGACGACCCGGCGAGGCTCCTGCTCGATGGTGGTCGAGCCCCGCGCATGGGTGACGGTGACCGGGAAGGCGCCCGCCGCCGCGCCGGCGGAGGACGTCGTCGTCCCGTCGTCGCGGTCACCGCCGCAGCCGGCGAGGAGCAGGCCGACGAGGACCAGGAGAAGGACGCGTGGAAGGCGCATACGTAGGGCACCCTAACGGCAGCGGTGTCGTGGCGCGCTGCCGCTCGGCTCGCGCCGGGGCGCCGTCGGGGCGCGGCCCGCGCCCCACGACGTTCGCCGAGACCGCTGGCCCGGGCGGCGGCGGGCCGTCATCATCCCCCGGCCGATGCACGACGCTCCCCCCGCTCCTGGCCTGACCCGCCGCCGCCTGCTCGCCGCCGGGGGCGCAGGCGTGGCCGTCCTGCTCGCCCCGGGCGCGGCGCAGGCCGCGCCGCTGAGCGCCGAGCTCCGCCGCACGACCTGGGCCGGCCTGGCCGACGGCCGCGTGACGGCCACGGTCGCCGGGCGCTCCGTCGGCCTGGAGCTCGTCGAGGTCGCCGACCTGCCGATCGCCGCCGCCGTCCCCGCGCTGCGGGGCCACGACGGCGCGTTCGCCCTGCGCTTCGCCGGTCCCCCGGGGCTGCCCAGCGGCACGCACGGGCTGCACCACCCCGAGCTCGGCGCGTTCGCGCTGTTCGTCTCGCCCGTCGGCGCCGCGGGCGCCGCCCCCCGCTACGAGGCCGTCGTCGACCGCACGGTGCGGATCGCCGGCGTCAACGAGGAGGGCGTGCCGGCGGCTGTCGTGCCTCCCGCCCGGGCCGCCGCGCCCGCCGCG comes from Patulibacter sp. SYSU D01012 and encodes:
- a CDS encoding DEAD/DEAH box helicase, producing the protein MSLTAARPADPTPDALYEAFVEWTQEQGLELYPHQEEAAIELFSGNNVVLATPTGSGKSMVAIAAHFAALADDRVTFYTAPIKALVSEKFFALCEVFGAENVGMLTGDAAVNADAPIICCTAEVLANIALREGPRADVGQVVMDEFHFYADGQRGWAWQVPILQLPQAQFLLMSATLGDVSRISADMTRRTGRETVLVDDAERPVPLNYSWSEEPLHDLLEELTHLDRSPIYLVHFTQASAMERAQSLLSAKLVTRQERDLIAEKIGGFRFTAGFGRTLSKLVRAGIGVHHAGMLPRYRRLVEQLAQTGLLKVICGTDTLGVGINVPIRTVVFTALAKYDGSRHRLLKAREFHQIAGRAGRAGFDTAGYVVVQAPEHVIERRKALAKAGNDPKKRRKVQTKKPPEGAVSWTEETFERLKNAEPEALVSRMRVSHAMILNVVGQKGDPVETLRALMEDNHEDEAGRRRLAAQAQELTDELLEAGVLERLDEPDEDGRTLRLAVDLQENFALNQPLASFALVAFDLLNPEAETYALDVLSVVEAILSDPFPALMAQANKARAEAVAAMKAEGIEYEERMELLEDVTYPKPLAEPLTDALRTYRETHPWVRESDLSPKSIVRDMYEWGRTFTEFIAYYGLSRSEGLVLRYLSDAYRALRQTVPQEVRTEQLDEIIEWLGETVRQTDSSLLDEWEALTNPESDAAAREEQGAPPPPARAITSNERAFAVMVRNAMFLRVRLAARDRADELAKLEAAAAALTEPPGRILMREPAWREALDAYWAEYDELGAGPAARSPELLLIDRTGGPDAPEGARRWLVRQIVDDPDDNRDFQLVAEVDLDASDEAGEPVIRTRSFGTGAL
- a CDS encoding iron-siderophore ABC transporter substrate-binding protein encodes the protein MRLPRVLLLVLVGLLLAGCGGDRDDGTTTSSAGAAAGAFPVTVTHARGSTTIEQEPRRVVAVGLRDQDTLLALGIKAVGAMDWFGQGTFAKWPWEDWGGAPPKVVSTGGFDIDFERVAAARPDLILGVYQDLKKGDYDKLTKIAPTVAQSAKHKPYTMPWREETREIARAVGRTQQAEALIAKVDARFAQVRKEHPEFRGKTAAMVDPSGTNTFVFGSTDPRGQFLEELGFAPSAPIERAVKGEFGTEISDERLDLLDVDHLFVLADRNTRGKLLSKPLFRRLDVAKEGRVVELPYYDAPQYGAAVAFNTVLSIPYGIDGVLKQMAASTRTR